The following are encoded in a window of Scophthalmus maximus strain ysfricsl-2021 chromosome 2, ASM2237912v1, whole genome shotgun sequence genomic DNA:
- the LOC118301269 gene encoding carotenoid-cleaving dioxygenase, mitochondrial: MSPVSPDDNKPVDNGKVKDSINTLKGLETITPLVRSVQETPEPISAKVQGIIPSWISGNFLRNGPGKFEFGNTHYNHWFDGMAMMHQFKIDKGQVTYMSRFLSSDAYKKNSERDRIVMSEFGTLALPDPCKNFFQRFLSRFERMEPTDNASVSFVRYKGDYYVSTETNFMHRVNPENLETLEKVDWSKFIAVNGATAHPHYDPDGTTYNMGNSYGSKGALYNIIKVPPEKTDAENTLQGAKILCSIAPAKKSHPSYYHSFAMSENFVVFIEQPIKMDLLKIVTCKMRGKALSQGIYWDPSQETVFHLVDKHTGNVSSVKYHTKAISTFHQINAFEEDGFLMVDMCCSDDGQALDNYLIQNLRKSGDALDEVYNTICRVFPRRFVLPLNVTSETPTDQNLNTRPSSDATCVKISTERVFCQHEDLHGDDLHEYGGLEFPQINYGRCNTRPYRYFYGCGFRHLVGDSLLKMDLNDKTFKVWYQKGFYPSEPVFVPSPDAVEEDDGVILSVVLIPSQDKGTFLLALDAKTFEELGRADVPVNMPYGFHGTFDASAGI, translated from the exons ATGTCTCCCGTGAGCCCAG ACGACAACAAGCCCGTTGACAACGGCAAGGTCAAGGACTCCATCAACACGCTGAAGGGGCTGGAGACAATCACTCCCTTGGTGCGCTCTGTGCAGGAGACCCCTGAACCAATCTCCGCCAAAGTCCAAGGCATCATTCCCTCCTGGATCAGTGGCAACTTCCTTCGCAATGGCCCGGGGAAGTTTGAGTTTGGAAACACACA CTATAACCACTGGTTCGACGGGATGGCCATGATGCACCAGTTCAAGATTGACAAAGGCCAGGTGACGTACATGAGTCGCTTCCTGAGCAGCGACGCCTACAAAAAGAACAGTGAGCGGGACCGGATTGTGATGTCAGAATTTGGTACCCTGGCCCTGCCCGACCCCTGTAAGAACTTCTTTCAACGCTTCCTCTCTCGCTTTGAGAGGATGG agCCCACGGATAATGCAAGCGTGAGCTTTGTGAGGTACAAAGGAGACTACTATGTCAGCACGGAGACAAACTTCATGCACAGAGTGAACCCAGAGAATCTAGAAACACTAGAAAAG GTGGACTGGAGCAAGTTTATTGCTGTGAATGGAGCCACTGCCCACCCACACTATGACCCCGATGGTACCACCTACAATATGGGCAATTCCTACGGAAGCAAAG GAGCCCTGTACAACATCATCAAAGTGCCGCCAGAGAAGACGGACGCCGAAAACACGCTGCAAGGAGCCAAAATACTCTGTTCTATTGCACCTGCAAAAAAGTCCCACCCTTCCTACTACCACAGCTTTG CCATGTCCGAGAACTTTGTGGTGTTCATCGAGCAGCCAATTAAGATGGACCTGCTGAAGATCGTCACGTGCAAGATGAGGGGGAAGGCTTTGAGTCAGGGCATCTACTGGGATCCCAGTCAGGAAACAGTCTTCCACCTTGTCGACAAGCATACAGGCAAT GTCAGCTCGGTGAAGTACCACACCAAAGCCATCTCCACCTTCCACCAGATCAACGCCTTTGAGGAGGACGGATTCTTGATGGTTGACATGTGCTGCTCGGACGACGGCCAAGCCCTCGACAACTACCTCATTCAGAACCTACGCAAGTCGGGAGACGCCCTAGATGAG GTGTACAACACCATCTGCAGGGTTTTCCCCCGGCGGTTTGTTTTGCCCCTTAATGTGACCAGTGAAACACCAACAGACCAGAACCTGAACACTCGGCCCTCCAGTGACGCAACGTGTGTGAAAATCAGTACGGAGAGG GTGTTCTGTCAGCACGAGGATCTCCATGGAGACGACCTCCACGAGTACGGTGGCCTGGAGTTCCCTCAGATCAACTACGGCAGATGTAACACGCGGCCGTACCGTTACTTCTACGGCTGTGGCTTCAGACACCTGGTGGGAGACTCTTTGCTCAAGATGGACCTGAACGACAAGACGTTCAAG GTCTGGTACCAGAAGGGTTTCTACCCATCAGAGCCAGTGTTCGTGCCGTCACCTGATGccgtggaggaggacgacggtGTCATCCTCTCCGTGGTCCTCATCCCCTCACAG GACAAAGGAACATTCCTCCTGGCTTTGGATGCCAAGACGTTCGAAGAGCTGGGTAGAGCCGACGTGCCCGTGAACATGCCTTATGGCTTCCATGGTACCTTTGATGCATCTGCAGGAATATAA